The DNA sequence ATGCAAATAGAAATATCAACATAAAACTTAAAAGTACGAGATCATATATATGACAATAGAATTTGATGATTTACCCTACTCTTCAAAGTTTAAATATGATTCTTCTGTATGTAGTGTACCCGGCAAAATTGGGAGTGTACTGGCTGTAAATGATCGTTGACAGATGGATCAAATAGCCAGTCTAAAATATCTCTCTACTTTACTACCTCCTCTGTATTATCAGTAGATTCTAGCAAAGTGTAAAGTGGTAACCGTATCTTACTTAAAGTTTGAAACTCAATACATCCGAATCGAGAGAAGAATGAACGAATTCTTGAAAGGAAGGAACAGAAAAATAGCAAGTATATTCTTGATTAAAGCCAACACAATCCCAAtacatatttcataaataacaaattgatgaaaataaTGACATTGGCTAGTAGCTTTATCACAGGTCTGTCCACAGTTACGCTGTATACCTTCTCGTGCCAATGTAGAGAAATGAAACTGCAGTAAATTTGTTCTTTTATTTACAAGTATCATTCTGCGGGCTTGGCTAGCACAGAAGCTAATTTGCCAATCTAATATGATCACCAGTAGTCACCACACGAACATTCCCCTGATTTGAAGTGATGAAATCTATTGGAGTCTCTAACAACAATTTCACGTCCTGTAATGCCTGATACATGCTTTGCGAAGTCATGGCAATCTTTACAAGCGCGTAGATTCTTATAAATCATAATAGCTGTGTCAATTGGAGTTGAGATAAGGCCATAAGCTATTGCAAGTCTCTCACTGTGGTCAAGAAGTTGCTCATTTCGCTCAGGCAATTTGTCACCTACATCGTCCTCATTCAGTATTACATGTTCATTCTTTGTTCTTGGGACCTTCAGTTCATTCAATTTCGAGTATATAGCTTCTGTTTGAGGATGGTATTTATCACCCACGATGAAGCGGTGTACTTGTCCTTTGATGGTAATCCAACTACAACCAACCTCCTTCTGTAAGTCCCTCTCAGCCATCCTCCTCCTAACATCTGCTGCTTCCTTCAATTTACCAGATGATACATACAAGTTGAACATAAGAATATAAGCAGCAATGTCTTCCGGGTCCAGTTGAAGAAGCTCCTCTGCTGCAATTTTCCCAAGCTCAAAATTGCAGTGAACAGAACACCCACCCAGTAAACATTTCCAACTCATTGAATCAGGCTGAAACGGCATTGTTTTTATCAGTTGATATGCTTTGTCTAGTAGGCCGGCACGAGCATATATGTCAATCATACAATCATAGTGATCAACAGTCGGCTCTACACCATATGTGCTACTCATGGCTTTTAGATACTGCTCAGCTTCTCTGACTAGACCAGAATGACTACAAGCAGTCAAAAGTGCTATAAATGTAACAGCATTTGGCCCAACACCGCAAGCTTGCATTCTTCTGAAAAACCTAAGAGCTTCAGAAGCATGACCATGGCATGCACAACCTGCAATTATAGCAGTCCAAGCCACAACATCTGGTTGAACTATTGATTCAAAGACCTGATAAGCATAATCTAACCTACCGCACTTTGCATACATAGTTACCATGGCACTTTCTCCATGTAGATATGAAACTAAGCCCCTTTTTATTGCATCTCCATGCGCTTGGGTGCCTAAACTGAAATCCGCAACAGCAGAGCAACATTGCAGTATGGTGGTATACATGAAGGAATTTAAAAGAACCACATTACTCCTCCTAAGAGATGTAAAAGTTCTAATACATTCGCCGAACTCACCAATTTGGCAATAGCCTGAAATCAAAGCATGCCAGGAAACATCATTTGGCTCAATTATCCTTAAAAATGCTTTACGGCAAGATTCCATACTTGCACATTTAGCATAGAAGTCCACAAGAGGAGTTCCCACTGATACTTCTTGTTCTAACCCAGTTTTCATGATATAAGCATGAATCTGTTGTCCCATTTCCATGTCCTCCAACTGTGCGCACGCCTTAAGAGTAATTGAGAACACAAATTCATCCAACTGAGCACCAGACTCCACCATTGTAGCAAACAACCTAAAAGCATCATAATTGTTGCCACCTTGAACATAAGCTACCATCAAGCCAGTCATAGCCACAACATTCTTTTGACACATTCGATCGATGAGCAATTTGGCACCCTTAAGAAACCCACACTTTGCATACATGTTGGCAATTGCTGTTTTCATAGAATCATTGTCAGCATATCCAGCTCTAAGTACATGAGAATGTAACTGTCTGCCTACCTCCAAACAAGACGTGTTCGACAGAGACTTAAAGAGAGAAAAATATATCTGCGGGTGTAGACCGGAAAATTGCATATTCGAAAACAACAGCAGTGCATTCCTCAAATCTCCTCGTTGCGCGTACGCAGATATAATAATATCCCAGGAACTGAAAGTCTTGTCCGACATTTGATCAAACAGGTTGTGTGCATGAAAAACCCTTCCGCATTCACAATACATTCTTAAAATGCAATTGAAAACGAAGGCCGGaacattattattttcatcAGTCTTAGCCGAGAGATGAGCATGAAACAAGTTGGCATAGAATAACGATCTAGAAACGGCACAAGACTCGAAAAGGGACAAATAGGAACGATACGAAACGGCAATAC is a window from the Daucus carota subsp. sativus chromosome 8, DH1 v3.0, whole genome shotgun sequence genome containing:
- the LOC108197207 gene encoding pentatricopeptide repeat-containing protein At5g13270, chloroplastic; translated protein: MMMTGSLSISLNSSQVVMVSASLNKLKTGSYNNSSGMMIPSWVSLKTKTTPSSSTASTKLHNNGGGDLENMHLVSLAKQGKLSEANLFVHEMDQAGIAVSYRSYLSLFESCAVSRSLFYANLFHAHLSAKTDENNNVPAFVFNCILRMYCECGRVFHAHNLFDQMSDKTFSSWDIIISAYAQRGDLRNALLLFSNMQFSGLHPQIYFSLFKSLSNTSCLEVGRQLHSHVLRAGYADNDSMKTAIANMYAKCGFLKGAKLLIDRMCQKNVVAMTGLMVAYVQGGNNYDAFRLFATMVESGAQLDEFVFSITLKACAQLEDMEMGQQIHAYIMKTGLEQEVSVGTPLVDFYAKCASMESCRKAFLRIIEPNDVSWHALISGYCQIGEFGECIRTFTSLRRSNVVLLNSFMYTTILQCCSAVADFSLGTQAHGDAIKRGLVSYLHGESAMVTMYAKCGRLDYAYQVFESIVQPDVVAWTAIIAGCACHGHASEALRFFRRMQACGVGPNAVTFIALLTACSHSGLVREAEQYLKAMSSTYGVEPTVDHYDCMIDIYARAGLLDKAYQLIKTMPFQPDSMSWKCLLGGCSVHCNFELGKIAAEELLQLDPEDIAAYILMFNLYVSSGKLKEAADVRRRMAERDLQKEVGCSWITIKGQVHRFIVGDKYHPQTEAIYSKLNELKVPRTKNEHVILNEDDVGDKLPERNEQLLDHSERLAIAYGLISTPIDTAIMIYKNLRACKDCHDFAKHVSGITGREIVVRDSNRFHHFKSGECSCGDYW